A stretch of DNA from Glycine max cultivar Williams 82 chromosome 18, Glycine_max_v4.0, whole genome shotgun sequence:
GTATTAGGCTCTATGAACAACCAAAATTTTCTTAACATCTTATATCAAGGTCCTTTTATAATGATTTCTTCTACTGTTTCCTTTGGTCTTATTGGATTATCTTTAATTTGATCCACCTTTTCTCATTTGAGCCACCATTGGTCCTCTTCTTACGAGCCAAACTGACTTAGGCTAGTTTTCACAACCTCCTAAATAGTTGTTTCTCTAATTTTCTCAATGGTATGTTCTTAAACCTATATTTCTTGTACCTAGACTCATTAACCTCTGCATTATCATTTCTGATACACTTGTTTGCATTTGTTGGCACTTCATTGCCCGACATTCACTACCATAGAGTGCAACCGTCCATATAGATATTCAATGGGGTTTACCTTTGAGTTAGTAGTTCTCCATTCCATTCTCTCAACTTGAATTCCATGTATGACATCCCCATCAATCTTCCCTTCACTTTGTAATTTATATCTGCAACTTTTGGCTTGATGTGATCTCCACTTTTCGCCTCCGATATATTGCTGACTGGCATCTTACAGAAATTGCATTCTGTATACTCTGTTTTACTCCAACGTCTAACCTGTTGATTACACACCAAAGCATAGTTTACTAATGTAAAGATATCTCAAATCAAGTTTTTATCGGAAAGGTTGCCTAATCTtattattaatgtataaaactatgcggttctttttttatatgataacaGGAAATACTGAGATCTGACTGCTTCACAAATGCATTTATCTTGTTTTAGCATTTAAGGTTACCAAGAGAAATAGCACAAACGATATGAATTTGATTTATAGACACCTGAAAATTTGATACACAATTTGTTAAATCAAATAAAGGTTTGAAAATGTACAAAATTTGTTGGACATTAGGATGCGAAAATTGCAATCACTTTAACGCTTCTCCAGTAACAATTACCTTTTTTTATACTCTGGATTACCAAATAGTTGTTTTACTTCTAGTTTATGGTTTCAATATTTGAGTACATCTTTGTGTTGTATACAATGTAGTTCCCTAATATTAACATATATGCTAAGTAGTTCTGAAATCCTTTTAGGGTTCATCGAGCTGGGCCTCGTGAAAAGATATACTATAAGCCAGAAGAAGTAAAGGCAGCAATTGTTACTTGTGGAGGGCTCTGCCCTGGTCTTAATGATGTCATCAGACAGGTTAGTTTGTGATTAGATTGCCTTTCACACAGTTTTAACCTTTTCTTTTGATTATAGTGAAGCCCAGCTGGTGCTCTTGAAATTAAGCTAGTGAAGAATTAAtgtaacattttaatttatattcgaGTCCTGACTGCTTGACCTGAAATATATTCTTTGCTTTCATCTTAGTGTGTCTTACACATGTTACTATTTAATCTTCTCTAAATTTTCTGGGCAATAAAATGCTCATGCCTAAGCAATTGACTAATTGACCTTAAATATATTCTTTGCTTTCATCTTAGTGTgtcttaaatatattataagctTCCCCTCTCCTAtgtatttatgtataaaattccAAGTACTGTTATATCATATAGTGTAAGATGTTCCGATTTCAACTCCCTTTTGTAAACTTAGTTCTAGTTATTTTGGTCACTATATTGTTTCTCTGTTTAATGGCTTCAATAATGAATGTCCAGCAGATTGTAATCACCCTTGAAATATATGGTGTAAAAAACATCGTGGGGATTCCTTTTGGTTATCGGGGATTTTCTGACAAAGAATTGACAGAAGTGCCGGTAATCTCATTTTTCCCTCCTTGCTGATTTTGGTGTAACAGAAGATTCATCTAAAGGTACAGTCTGTAGCACATAAGTTCTTCCTAATGACTCTTAACTATATTGGGCTTTCATTTGCAGTTGTCTAGAAAAGTAGTGCAGAATATTCATCTTTCTGGTGGAAGCCTATTGGGAGTTTCACGAGGAGGACCTGGAGTCAGTGATATTGTGGACAGTCTGGAGGTGGTTGATTGACTTAATCTATTAACAAACCGATTTATGATTTCACAGACAACTTTAAGGTTTTTTTCGATACAGGTGCTAATTTTTGAGACTGATATTCTCCAATATGAATATTATTGATTACAGAAAAGAGGGATCAACATGCTTTTTGTATTGGGTGGAAATGGCACACATGCTGGTGCCAATGCAATTCACCATGAGGTTGTCAATCCTTAAACCTTTTATCACTTAATTGGTTATTTGTGATCCAAAGTCAATTTTCGAATTGACTTCACTTACTGTTCCTTTATTGGTTTTTGTATATTTCAGTGTTGATATTAAGCTgcacaataatattattatttgaaatgtGAATTATGTGTGATATTGTAGGCTGTTTAGAAATTCTTAGatggtgttttaatttttaggcTTCTCAattacagattttttttttcctgtagtGCCGCAAAAGACGCCTGAAGGTATCTGTAATTGGTGTGCCCAAAACTATAgacaatgatattttattgatgGACAAAACTTTTGGGTTTGATACTGCTGTTGAAGAAGCACAAAGAGCAATAAACTCTGCCTACATTGAGGTATATTACTTATTCTGAGTCATGTTGACTCAGTTCATTGATAGTTTCTTGTCAGTACTGAcagtatatattaaaatatttacactTCTTCCCTTATAGGCACATAGTGCATATCATGGAATTGGGGTTGTGAAATTGATGGGCCGTAGCAGTGGATTCATAGCAATGCAAGCATCCCTGTCTAGTGGACAGGTTGACATATGCCTGATTCCTGAGGTATCTAAGATAAAATTTAGTTGGATGGTCTTGTTTTCTGTTATACTGATAAACTTATACAAGTTTTGACATGGGTTGAAGGTACCTTTCAATTTACATGGACCTCATGGAGTATTGAGTCATCTCAAGTACCTTTTAGAAACGAAGGGATCAGCTGTAGTCTGTGTGGCAGAGGGAGCTGGACAGGTGATTTAGTTGATATAATCAAATATCATATTACCAAATTAGCATGATCACCCAAAAACATTACTGAATTTTACATTCAGACATAGAAACTTGAACTTGCTAACTGATTCTTTTGCAGAATTTACTCCAAAAGACTAATGCTACAGATGCATCAGGAAATGTTGTATTTGGAGATATTGGTGTATATATTCAACAAGAGGTTTGTGCTATGTTTATGGGGCATACAATAATCTAAATGGGTTGATAACTGATGATAGAaagagtatatattttttaatttgttatacccagtaaattttgaaacaaagaATGAACATCTAAACTGGCTAAAATTACTATCAAATTAATGTGACACTTTCTCAGTCTATTTAGAATATCTAACTTTTAATTTCTGAACATAATTAACTAatgtgtattttaaattatcaatctatgactatttttgtgattttggtcTTTGACTGCATCAGAACtataacattattttgtaaatattcaTATTCAATTTGAAGCCAATCTCGATACAGTTAGAAATGAAATCCATGAAATTGAGGATCATCCAATCATGCTATTTGTAAAAGGAGGGAGGTTTTGGGCGACTTGAAAACAGAACTTTCCACATTTTAAGCCAACAAATATGTAAATCTGTTATTCTGTTTATGAAAGTagcaatgctttttttttttttttatcggcaaatgttagtattgttagtttttgttagcagGGGATTCGAACCCGCGACCTCTCCccccttcccttctcccttcactacTAGGCTAACCTTATATCTCCATGAAAGTAGCAATGTGACAACTTAATATCTTTCCAGTGGTCTGTGATGATGATAGCTGCTTAAGAGTGTTACTATTTCTGAAAAATCAGCTCTTTGATCTTAAGCATAATAGTTTTTGGATAAGTTTCCTTAAAACACATCTTATTGTCAAAGCTTTAGATGTTCTGACATGACATAAAACAGGTTATGATAATGCTTTTATGCTTTTCCTATACATCCTGTTGGCTATGCATTGGCCAAAATAGAAAGTTTATTTATGAGTTCATtttgaaatgattgaggcaTAAAATACTTTAAcctttcaatattttaatttttaataatgtgTGCTCTTTTAAATTTCTGATCTTTAGCTGCTTCCCTACTTTGTTTCTGTTAACAATAAGTGATTTCAACTGCAATTTTAGGTGTGATGTCTACCGTTTGTTAGTATGGTTTATGCTGCGTACTGTACTATGATTGTATTTCTATCATGGTGAACAAATATATTGAGTTCTTTTGTAATGTAGATAGCTGCCTtcatttagaatttttattttaccacaTATTTTATGCTGAAAACTATTATATTGCAGACCTGTCTtcatttagaatttttattttaccacaTATTTTATGCTGAAAACTATTATATTGCAgaccaaaaaatatttcaaggaGATTGGTGTTCATGCTGATGTGAAATATATTGATCCAACTTATATGATCCGTGCAATTCGAGCAAATGCATCAGATGGAATTCTATGCACTGTACTTGGACAAAATGCTGTTagtcactctctctctcttcgctTTTTATTGTTGATCCAATTACTGCAGTTAGGTTTGAATGTGTATAATCTTCTGCAAGCTATCTAAACCCCTTGCTGCTAGCCAACTTATAGTGGCTTCCCTCTTTCCCTGTTAGTGCACATGTACAACGGCAGTTTATTAGTTTGTCAGATTTTTATATCAACATTTTAACTGCTAACACTTTCCAGGTCAAGTTACAGATCATGTTATGCTTCACTCAATTTAATGTTAAGAATTTAAATATCAATCTAAGTTCCTATTTGGTTTACTTTGTTTCTAAGACATGAAATCATGTAAATATTACTGAAATTTCAGAGCATCAGGGGTCCAAGCTGGAAAATATGGTTCAAAATAAGATGTCTACTGAGGACTAATGACTGTGTTTCAGATATCTTGCTAGTGAAGCGTCCATTTGGTGTTTTCTGTAGTTTGTGATTATTGGATAACATATATGACCATAGAATATAAATACAATTCCTCTAGCGCCCAATACTTACCTGTATGTGAATTTCAGAAGATTTCGGTTACTTTCTATCTGATACTGATCCACAGCTTTTGCATTGCAGGTTCATGGTGCGTTTGCAGGATATAGTGGCATTACAGTAGGTTTATGTAACACCCACTATGTTTACTTTCCCATCCCCGAAGTGATATCCCATCCTAGGTTGGTGGACCCCAACAGTCGAATGTGGCATCGTTGCTTAACTTCAACAGGTCAACCCGATTTCATCTGATAATTTACCCTTTTTCCAATAAATTCAAGAGGCTTGGAAATTCAGGTTACCAAAAAGCATATATCATAGGAAGAAAGCTTCAAACTATGTCTGGCCAATTTGTTGAACAGGTATatgtgaaaataatattaaggaTGACATTTCCTCCTTATTTGAAAAATTGGTTATTTGTATAGCATGGCAGTTTCAAGTCCTGTCAATTGCATTCATATTATACTTTAGAGGAATCACCAAGCACTACGTGCTTCATTTTGATCGatttgtaagttgtaacatTATTTAACCGATGTTAGGGGTCAAATGGCCCAAATTTAATGAGTAAATTAGCAGATGAACTGTTGTGTTTGAAATTCACGCCTTGAATACTGGATTGCACGTTAATAATTGCAGACTCTGGGATGAATTTTGTGGCTAAATTGTGCAAGGTTATTTGCAAAGCATTTTTAAGGATATTTTGGCACTCATCATGGTTGGTGCCTTGGTGAGAAGAGAACAATTTAGTAAATTACACTGACACTCATACCGGTGTTTGGATCAGGCATTTTATGCTGGTAATGTAATTTTTCATGGTATTTTAATTACCGCTCAATGAAAAATGCTCCGTTTGGATACTCTGAAACCACAATTTGAAGAATTTCTAAGCATTTCAATTCTATGtaaaatttagaatttgaaattctactAAACTAGGTGGAATATTTAATATTCTTAAGTCTTTGTTTTCATCTTGACAGAACATGTATCTTGCTCTTAACCTTTCATTGCTCATCCATCGCATGCTTCTCTTGAATGAATCTTTCTTACTGAAACTCCAACCCTCTAGCGAATGTCTCCCCGTTCTCTTTTGGAGATTCCAAACTGTCAATGATTAGTATTGAATCAAACCATTGACGAAGAGACTTGAAGATCATCGATGAACCAAACTGCTTATGAAGAGAGTCAAAGATTAGTGACAAATCAAACTATTGGTCGAACATCACCTAGGAGGAGGAGCCAAATGATGCTTTGTCGTCTTCAATTGCTGGAAGTAAGGAGACAAATCGTTGCTCGGTATTGTATGTGATGTGTTATAGAGAAaatgaggagagagaaaagttaaaaaaaaataaatagtatagtTATTCTAAATTGCTATGAAAATGCATTCCAAGATTGATAATCCAAACAAGTTATTCCAAGGCAAGAGCAGGTATCTTAAACTAGGTTAGAATAAGAGTTGGTTTATCTGAACCTTgaaaattgaattataaaatCTCAATTTTCCTCATAAGATAATGTAAATAGGAAAATATGTGATTCTATGTTTATCTTTCCTgataaattttggttttagaaGATATCTCTATCATTCTGGTGCAAGATAAAGCTTTCCTCTTGCCTTAATTATATTGGTCAGGTTCTCTAAATACTGAGTAGATTACTCGGTCAGCCACTGAGTACGGAGGTTTGCGAAGTTCGAGTAGTATATATGCCCCCCAAGTTTTGAAGCTGATTGTAGCAGCTTTGTAAAACATCTTCTTTTTTGTCTACTCTAGTGTCACCACCAATCAACCAAGTTCAACAAGTACTCATGGGTCTGGTTGTAGTCAAATCTGAGAAAGTTATTCTCCTCTTTAACTGAGTGTTACTTTAGTCTTAAATGAAACTATATGGGTAGTTATCTTCTTCCAAATTTTGGCGGTCAAGTATTTGAAGGGATGTCTTTTAGACGACCCATTTATTCATACTCATTAAATGTTGTtgcacattttttataaaagcataatGATTATGTCTTTTGAAATGTGAAAACACTCTCGGGTTACTCAAAAGTTGCATCTTCCCTAGCCGTCGACTAAAATAGATCTAATAGTTTGGAGCGATGTGTCCTTTCGATCCTTATAAGCTTCTAGaaaactataaatagagggagtgATTTTTCTCCCCCTTCACTTATTACaaactttctttcttctctggTCAAAGATTTTTCtcctaaaaaaatacaaaatggaGTACTCAATGATAACCCTTTCGAGTTATTCCTAGGTTCATGGCAAAGTCAAAACCTATTCCACTAGTTTCTGTACTTACTtgcacattttttataaaagcataatGATTATGTCTTTTGAAATGTGAAAACACTCTCGGGTTTTGAGTCGTGTCTCGCTAGTGAGCACGTCTTTATGTGTGCCTATCCTATAGAGACACGTTTCATGTACACGTCTTTATAAGTTCAAAGTGGACATTCTCTGAGAGTTGAATGTT
This window harbors:
- the LOC100793883 gene encoding ATP-dependent 6-phosphofructokinase 5, chloroplastic, whose product is MGSISHVITTTLPHLPSTRSLGFPISHSNSRLLSLPPTRVAKKVGVFAEHSSRSSTASAASVDFSDPDWKIKFQEDWEARFRLPHLTDIFPNAPPIPSTFCLKMRTPIDRDFPGHYSLDEEWHGYINNNDRVLLKTIYYSSPTSAGAECIDPDCTWVEQWVHRAGPREKIYYKPEEVKAAIVTCGGLCPGLNDVIRQIVITLEIYGVKNIVGIPFGYRGFSDKELTEVPLSRKVVQNIHLSGGSLLGVSRGGPGVSDIVDSLEKRGINMLFVLGGNGTHAGANAIHHECRKRRLKVSVIGVPKTIDNDILLMDKTFGFDTAVEEAQRAINSAYIEAHSAYHGIGVVKLMGRSSGFIAMQASLSSGQVDICLIPEVPFNLHGPHGVLSHLKYLLETKGSAVVCVAEGAGQNLLQKTNATDASGNVVFGDIGVYIQQETKKYFKEIGVHADVKYIDPTYMIRAIRANASDGILCTVLGQNAVHGAFAGYSGITVGLCNTHYVYFPIPEVISHPRLVDPNSRMWHRCLTSTGQPDFI